The genomic segment CCGCTCCGCAGCAGAGGCCACCTCAGCCGAAGGGCTGCACGAGGTCGATACCACGCCGCGGTTCGACGCCTTGCCGAACCTGCCCCAGCGACAGCCCGCCCCGTCCACCGCTGCGGCCGCATTCCACGGCTCTGTGAGCGCCGCCCTGGAGAACATGGTGGTGCTGGTTTCCGCAGCGGAACTCGGCCCCTATGGTTCCTCGCGCACCCGCTTTGAAGCCGAGGTTAGCGGCGATCTCAGCGCTGCCGGGGTGCTCGAGCTGGCATGGTCGATGGGGTTGATCTCCTACGAGGACGGCAGCTGGATCACCGCCGATGGGGACGAGATCGCCGAGGCGGACATCTTTGACGCCTACCACGACGAGGTTCTCGGACGCGTCGGCGTGCGCCAGTATCACGATGATTTCTCCATGGTGAACAACCTTGCCCCGCAGCTGAGCAAGATCTATCTGGAAGAGGAACTCACCTTCGCCGTGGCGAGCCGCGAGGAGGCCGAAGGCTATGTTGCCCAGGATCCGAACACCGTGGTGCGCTTCCATCCCGAGAGCGAAGAATGGCTGGTTACTCGCCCGGCTGGATCCGAGGTGCGTGTGCCCACCCGCACGGTGATGTCGCGCTTCGTGGGCGGCCAAATTCCTGAGGGCTTTGACCCCACCCGCTGGGGCATTCCCGCCGAGATGGTCACAAACCTCGACCGCGTGGCTGTGTGGAACCTCGTGTGCACCGTGGATGCCTTCCTCTCTGCAGGGTTTACCCCCGCCGAGATTCTGGCGCATGTGCACCCAGCGAAGGTCAGCTCCACCCAGGGCACCGGCATGGGCGGGATGTCCTCCATGCGCTCCCTTTACGTGGACGGCCTGCTCAACGAGGCTCGTGCTAATGACATCCTGCAAGAAGCCCTGCCCAATGTGGTGGCTGCACACGTGATGCAGGCCTATGTGGGCGGCTACGGCCAGATGGTCCACCCGGTGGCGGCCTGCGCTACCGCAGCGGTGTCAGTGGAAGAGGGCATGGATAAAATCCGCCTAGGCAAGGCCGATGTGGTGGTCACCGGCGGTATCGATGATCTCTCGGTAGAGGGCATCACCGGCTTCGGCGATATGTCCGCTACCGCCGATTCTCAGGTCATGCGCGATAAGGGCATTGAAGATCGCTACTTCTCGCGGGCCAACGATCGGCGGCGGGCCGGATTCGTGGAATCCGCCGGCGGCGGCACCCTGCTGCTTATGCGCGGCACGGTGGCCCTCGAGCTGGGTCTGCCGGTGCAGGCGGTGGTGGGCTATGCCCAGTCCTTCGCCGATGGGCTGCACACCTCCATTCCCGCACCCGGCCTGGGAGCCTTGGCCGCGGCCCAGGGCGGCAGCCACTCGCAGCTGGCCACCCAGTTGGCGGAGTTGGGCGTGCACGCCGATGACATCCGCGTGGTGTCGAAGCACGACACCTCCACCAATGCCAATGATCCCAACGAGTCCGAGCTGCACGAGCGTATTCAAACTGCTCTTGGCCGCGGCGCGGGCACCCCGCTGTACGTGATCTCGCAGAAGACGCTCACCGGCCACGCCAAGGGCGGTGCGGCGGCCTTCCAGCTGGCAGGGCTGGCCCAGGTGTTGCGTTCGGGAGTGATCCCAGCGAACTTCTCGCTTGACTGTGTCGATCCGGTACTAGCGGAGCATCCACATCTGGTGTGGCTGCGCCAACCGCTCACCCTGCCGGAGCAGGAGGTGCTCAAGGCTGGCTTCGTCACCTCGCTCGGTTTCGGCCACGTGTCCGCACTCGTTGCCTTGGTTCACCCAGCGGCCTTCTACGAGGCGGTGCGCTCGCAGCGAGGTGAAGACGCCGCAGCGGCGTGGGCTGCAAGGGCCACCGCCCGCGAGGAGGCAGGTGCCGAGCGCATCCTCGCCGGAATTCACGGTGCCGCCGCCTTGTACGAGCGCACGAGTGGACGCAACCTAGGCGGCGACGGCGCTGACGCTCACGAGCGAGAAACAGCCATGCTTCTCGACGCCGATGCGCGGCTGCACCAGGGGCGCTACCGTCTATCCGAAAATCGCTAGGACGGTGGACACTCCCCAGAACCCCAGCGCCCCTTCCGCTCTGCCGGTACGAGGATGCGGGATCGACCTGGTGCATGTGCCGGGCTTTGCCGAGCAACTGGCCCAGCCCGGCACCCGTTTTACGCGGGTCTTTCACGCCAGCGAACTGCGTCTTGTGCAGCAGCGCGGCCTAGATGGTGTGGCTCGAGCGTGGCACCTCGCGGGGCGCTGGGCGGCGAAAGAGGCCTGGATCAAAGCGTGGTCGCAGGCTCTGTTCGGCCAGCCCCCGGTGCTGGCCGAACATGAGGTGGATTTCCGCGAGATCGTGGTGCAGGCCGATCCTTGGGGCCGGGTGCGGCTTCGGTTGCGCCATGGCCTGCGCATGATCGCCGCCGAGAGCCTCGCACTTAACCCCGAGCAGCTGGATGCTGCGCTGGCGTTGAGTATTAGCCACGATGGCGATTACGCCACAGCAGTGTGCATAATCGCTGATACCCCACACCGCTAGGGCTAGGCTATAAAGGTGTGAGTATCTCGAAACACTTCGATGACTATCTCGCCGAGCATCAGCTGATCCCCGCGGCGGAGGTGGTTCCCGATCACCCCTGCCAGGATTTCTCCCACAATAAGCACGTGGTGGATTCCTCCACCCCCGCGCAGAGCTGCGATGACGCAGCCGCGTCTGGGGCCGCCGATGCACCAGCTTCTTACTGCTCGTCTGCGGAGAAGCCGAGCGAGAACGATGCCCTCGACGAGGCCGCCCGGCTGGCTCAGGCCATGCTGGGCGCCAACGGCAGCAGCAGCTAGCTCTGCCTGCCGGCTAGCCCTGCGCCACGGAGAAGAGATAGGCGATGAGCATGCGTTTAATCTCTTCCACAGTGGTGCGATAGGTGGCGGGGGAGTCGGTGGCATCGCGTACCGCGTAGTTCAGCAGCGAGGTGGCGGTGTGAACCAAAATACCGGCGTGTTTGCGCCGCTCGGGCAGCGGCAGGGTGGGAGCAAGGGGGATGAGTACCTGGGCAAGCAGGTCCAGTAGCTCCGACTCGGTGGCCGCGCCCGTCGCCCGTGTCGCCGGGGTGGACTGGATGGCGTGCCACACCGCCCGCCGTGAGGGGTCTGCTTTCCACAGCTGAGCGAGGTGATCGATGAAGTCATCGAGAAAATCCGGCCATTGAATGGAAGGGTCGCGGCTGGGCCATTTCTTCAGCTCAGCCACGATCACCGCGGTGTCCTGACGATCCAGCTCGCAGATCATCACGTACTTGTTGGCAAAGAATTGATAGAGCGTGCCGATGGGCACCTCGGCGCGTTTGGCTACCTCGTCAAAGGTAAAAGACTCAAAGCCGTGATCGACCAGAACGCTGC from the Corynebacterium ciconiae DSM 44920 genome contains:
- the acpS gene encoding holo-ACP synthase AcpS, whose product is MPVRGCGIDLVHVPGFAEQLAQPGTRFTRVFHASELRLVQQRGLDGVARAWHLAGRWAAKEAWIKAWSQALFGQPPVLAEHEVDFREIVVQADPWGRVRLRLRHGLRMIAAESLALNPEQLDAALALSISHDGDYATAVCIIADTPHR
- a CDS encoding TetR/AcrR family transcriptional regulator is translated as MLEAARSVLVDHGFESFTFDEVAKRAEVPIGTLYQFFANKYVMICELDRQDTAVIVAELKKWPSRDPSIQWPDFLDDFIDHLAQLWKADPSRRAVWHAIQSTPATRATGAATESELLDLLAQVLIPLAPTLPLPERRKHAGILVHTATSLLNYAVRDATDSPATYRTTVEEIKRMLIAYLFSVAQG